A region from the Acanthopagrus latus isolate v.2019 chromosome 8, fAcaLat1.1, whole genome shotgun sequence genome encodes:
- the arsa gene encoding arylsulfatase A: protein MDRSRLLFVLNTLLLHTCSASPPNFVLLFADDLGFGDLGCYGHPSSLTPNLDRLAEDGLRFTDFYCTSPVCSPSRASLLTGRYQTRSGVYPGVLYPGSKGGLPLNETTIAEVLKPLGYATAAVGKWHLGVGANGTFLPTKQGFDQYLGIPYSHDMGPCHNLTCFPPDVKCFGNCDVGVVTVPLMHNEVIKQQPVNFLDLERAYSDFATDFITASAEKKQPFFLYYPSHHTHYPQYAGPGAAGRTLRGPFGDALLELDNTIGQLMITLEKTGVIGNTLVFFTSDNGPELMRMSRGGNAGPMRCGKGTTYEGGMREPAIAYWKGTIRPGVTHEMASTLDILPTIASLAGAKLPPVVLDGVDMTDILFYHGQSKRETMMFYPTDPSEMFGLFALRLGKYKAHFYTRGASHSGTIPDPDCSPIAALKAHDPPLLFDLEADPSEHYPLPSEGDPDLEAVLQRIKKIKEQFESSMVFGESQISKGTDRDLEPCCNPTCSPKPSCCHC, encoded by the exons ATGGACCGCAGCCGCCTCCTCTTCGTCTTAAACACTTTGCTGCTCCACACCTGCTCCGCCTCGCCGCCGAACTTCGTGCTCCTTTTCGCGGATGACTTGGGGTTCGGGGACCTGGGCTGTTACGGACACCCCAGCTCACTCACCCCGAACCTGGACCGCCTGGCAGAGGACGGACTCAGGTTCACTGACTTCTACTGCACCAGCCCGGTCTGCAGCCCGTCCAG GGCGTCGTTGTTGACGGGGCGCTATCAGACCCGCTCAGGTGTCTACCCGGGTGTGTTGTACCCAGGCTCTAAGGGCGGCCTTCCTCTGAATGAGACCACCATAGCTGAAGTGTTGAAACCTCTGGGCTACGCCACCGCCGCCGTGGGCAAGTGGCACTTGGGAGTTGGAGCAAATGGGACGTTTCTCCCAACCAAGCAGGGGTTCGACCAGTACCTGGGCATCCCCTACTCCCACGACATG GGCCCCTGTCACAACCTGACTTGTTTCCCTCCAGACGTCAAGTGTTTTGGAAATTGCGACGTCGGCGTTGTGACCGTTCCCCTCATGCACAACGAGGTCATCAAGCAGCAGCCCGTCAACTTCCTCGATCTGGAGAGGGCGTACAGCGACTTCGCGACCGATTTCATCACCGCGTCAGCCGAGAAAAAACAGCCTTTCTTCCTCTACTACCCCTCCCAT CACACCCACTACCCGCAGTATGCAGGTCCAGGGGCAGCGGGGCGAACATTAAGGGGCCCGTTTGGAGATGCTCTGTTGGAGTTAGACAACACAATCGGACAGCTGATGATAACTCTGGAGAAAACAGGCGTGATCGGCAACACACTCGTCTTCTTCACTTCAGACAACGG GCCTGAACTGATGCGTATGTCCCGCGGAGGTAACGCCGGCCCTATGAGATGTGGAAAAGGCACCACATATGAGGGGGGCATGAGAGAGCCAGCTATCGCCTACTGGAAAGGAACAATCAGGCCAG GTGTGACTCATGAGATGGCCAGCACTCTAGATATCCTCCCAACCATCGCAAGTCTGGCAGGAGCCAAACTCCCCCCGGTGGTGCTGGACGGGGTCGATATGACAGACATCCTTTTCTACCACGGACAG agtAAAAGGGAGACGATGATGTTCTACCCCACAGATCCCAGTGAGATGTTCGGCCTGTTTGCTCTCAGGTTAGGGAAGTACAAGGCCCACTTCTATACACGAG GTGCGAGCCACAGCGGTACTATCCCAGACCCGGACTGCTCACCAATTGCAGCCCTCAAAGCCCACGACCCCCCTCTTCTTTTTGACCTGGAGGCCGACCCCTCGGAGCACTACCCCCTGCCATCTGAGGGAGACCCTGACCTTGAAGCCGTGTTGCAGAGAATCAAGAAAATCAAGGAGCAGTTTGAATCCTCCATGGTGTTCGGAGAGAGCCAGATATCAAAAGGGACGGACCGGGACCTGGAGCCCTGCTGCAATCCCACGTGTAGCCCTAAACccagctgctgccactgctga